From Alienimonas californiensis, a single genomic window includes:
- a CDS encoding DUF4159 domain-containing protein: MRLSPPPRTCRPLAAALVLCTLLAPSLTPSAVAQDLSSEEVKRSIDRGVAALAKLQRANGSWDSPGVSHIPGSTALCVLALLNSGEPVDSPPVAAGLKYLRDLPTGEIVGGGTYDTSLALMAFAAAKEPRRDSARMQSLTRALEDGRVKEGRNRGGWGYGLPSVGGSADRSNSQYAVLGLRDAAYAGVPVQRQTWEDIANYWVGPNAQNRDGGYTYTGAGGGARGSMTVAGIATLSILKSMLRQDELNPDGTPNCCGENDAERELERSVEAASDWLTRYFAVSRNPQYNSHTLYYLYGLERAGRLAGRRFFGEHDWYREGAAWLLRNQNPRTGGWVGNGFGETNEIVGTAFSLLFLAKGLSPVLMNKLKYDDGQAGDDAWQTHPADARNLTFHVSGLPKWPKLVTWQVLDLQKAVAAGDLAGALQGPVTLITGRDAPQFSPVEVKFLRDYVDAGGFLLGVATCDGGDFRAGFERLVAQMYPEDAPKLDRLTEEHPVFRSEYLLNADVVELYGADLGCRTPIMFSPVDLSCYWDLWTPYDLPDRDPQLLTQITQKVNTGVNILAYATGREPPDKLEAKDPVAEVGARDAVERGLLQVAKLRHEGEWDAAPRALRNLLLALNRTAGVAASTKVKSLTPGDMNVFRYPVLYMHGRGAFSLGQAERERLRTYLENGGVLFADACCGSEPFDRAMRELMGELFPESPLTRIPPDHELFSEQIGFDLSRVRRRVPAAVGAGALDADVVVGEPFLEGVTVNGQLAVIYSKYDISCALERQTTAACAGYLPEDALKIGINALRYALLRDPVAPEQ, from the coding sequence ATGCGATTGTCGCCCCCCCCGCGAACTTGCCGTCCGCTTGCCGCGGCACTGGTTCTCTGCACGCTGCTGGCGCCGTCGCTCACCCCGTCCGCCGTTGCCCAGGACCTGTCCAGCGAGGAGGTGAAACGCTCGATTGACCGCGGCGTCGCCGCCCTCGCCAAGCTGCAACGGGCGAACGGGTCTTGGGATTCGCCGGGCGTGAGCCACATCCCCGGCTCGACGGCCCTGTGCGTGCTGGCCCTGTTGAACAGCGGGGAGCCCGTCGATTCCCCCCCGGTGGCCGCCGGGCTGAAGTACCTCCGCGATCTGCCGACCGGGGAGATCGTCGGCGGCGGCACCTACGACACCTCGCTGGCCCTGATGGCCTTCGCCGCCGCCAAGGAGCCCCGCCGCGACAGCGCCCGCATGCAATCCCTCACCCGGGCACTGGAGGACGGCCGGGTGAAGGAGGGCCGGAACCGCGGCGGCTGGGGCTACGGCCTGCCGAGCGTCGGCGGCAGTGCGGACCGCTCCAACAGTCAATACGCCGTCCTGGGCCTCCGGGACGCCGCCTACGCCGGCGTCCCGGTCCAGCGGCAGACCTGGGAAGACATCGCCAACTACTGGGTCGGCCCGAACGCCCAAAACCGCGACGGCGGCTACACCTACACCGGCGCCGGCGGCGGGGCGCGGGGCTCCATGACCGTCGCCGGCATCGCCACCCTCAGCATTCTCAAATCGATGCTGCGGCAAGACGAATTGAACCCCGACGGTACGCCGAATTGTTGCGGCGAAAACGACGCGGAGCGCGAACTGGAGCGGTCCGTCGAGGCCGCCTCCGACTGGCTGACCCGCTACTTCGCCGTCTCCCGCAACCCCCAATATAACTCGCACACGCTCTATTACCTCTACGGCCTGGAGCGGGCCGGCCGACTGGCCGGCCGGCGCTTCTTCGGGGAGCACGACTGGTACCGCGAGGGCGCCGCGTGGCTGCTCCGCAATCAAAACCCCCGCACCGGCGGCTGGGTCGGCAACGGCTTCGGCGAAACGAACGAGATCGTCGGGACCGCCTTTTCCCTGCTGTTTTTAGCGAAGGGATTGAGCCCCGTCCTGATGAATAAACTGAAATACGACGACGGACAGGCCGGGGACGACGCCTGGCAGACGCACCCCGCCGACGCCCGCAACCTCACCTTTCACGTCAGCGGCCTGCCCAAGTGGCCGAAGCTGGTCACATGGCAGGTGCTCGACCTGCAAAAGGCCGTCGCCGCCGGGGACCTCGCCGGCGCCCTGCAGGGGCCGGTCACGCTCATCACCGGTCGGGACGCTCCGCAGTTCAGCCCGGTGGAAGTGAAATTCCTGCGGGACTACGTCGACGCCGGCGGGTTCCTGCTGGGGGTGGCGACCTGCGACGGCGGGGATTTCCGCGCCGGTTTTGAACGGCTCGTCGCCCAGATGTATCCGGAGGACGCGCCGAAGTTGGACCGCCTTACGGAGGAGCACCCCGTGTTCCGCAGCGAATATCTGCTGAACGCGGACGTCGTGGAGCTGTACGGGGCGGACCTCGGCTGCCGCACGCCGATAATGTTCAGCCCGGTCGACCTGAGTTGTTACTGGGATCTGTGGACGCCCTACGATCTGCCGGACCGCGATCCGCAGTTGCTCACGCAGATCACCCAGAAGGTCAATACGGGCGTGAATATCCTCGCCTACGCCACCGGCCGGGAGCCGCCTGATAAATTGGAGGCGAAGGACCCGGTCGCCGAAGTCGGCGCCCGGGACGCCGTGGAACGCGGCCTGTTGCAGGTCGCCAAGTTGCGGCACGAGGGGGAATGGGACGCCGCCCCTAGGGCGCTACGGAACCTGCTCCTGGCCCTCAACCGCACCGCCGGCGTCGCGGCCAGCACCAAGGTGAAGTCGCTGACGCCGGGCGATATGAACGTGTTCCGCTATCCCGTGCTGTATATGCACGGCCGCGGGGCGTTCTCCCTGGGCCAGGCGGAGCGGGAGCGGTTGCGCACCTATCTGGAGAACGGCGGCGTGTTGTTTGCGGACGCCTGCTGCGGCTCCGAGCCGTTCGACCGGGCGATGCGGGAGTTGATGGGCGAACTCTTCCCGGAGTCCCCGCTGACCCGCATCCCGCCGGATCACGAATTGTTCTCGGAGCAAATCGGGTTCGATCTCTCCCGCGTCCGCCGCCGCGTGCCCGCGGCCGTCGGGGCGGGGGCGTTGGATGCGGACGTTGTCGTCGGGGAGCCGTTTCTCGAGGGCGTGACCGTCAACGGGCAGCTTGCAGTGATCTATAGTAAGTACGACATCAGTTGCGCCCTGGAACGGCAAACGACCGCCGCCTGTGCGGGGTATCTGCCCGAGGACGCTTTGAAGATCGGGATTAATGCGCTGCGGTACGCGCTGCTCCGCGACCCCGTCGCGCCGGAGCAGTAG
- a CDS encoding NPCBM/NEW2 domain-containing protein produces the protein MTPPPLPRRTFLSAAATACGFAGTMAVGATFYDPVTIRLANGAQAAGSRLRVEGATLRLDDRSWPWGEVLDATVAGPVAADLEPDGERGWVELTGGDRLFGTATAFDGDAIGLERPDGTALSLPADRVRGVRFPGGGFETGALTKPHRLTLLRDRGADDLALLRAGGRTGGELLGFDTATVRLRTAAGELTLPRAELAGLSLSPDLQTPPKTPDSFLTLLLADGSHLTAAALTLDETGGTAVTPAGIEVPIAADAVRRISVVSPRVREAGEPAATFAPGPAGSPPPVRDRTVTGRRAVAADRPRPRGWGVWSGTTLTFPVPPDAAAFDVGFALTAAAGELAECDVQIAVDGTTRQERSGLRTGKLVPLRIDVTNAERVALTIAPGALGGVQDEAFWIAPRFVIQSDEP, from the coding sequence ATGACCCCGCCGCCCCTCCCCCGCCGAACGTTCCTCAGCGCCGCCGCAACCGCGTGCGGTTTCGCGGGGACCATGGCGGTCGGAGCGACGTTCTACGACCCGGTAACGATTCGCCTCGCCAACGGCGCCCAGGCGGCCGGCAGCCGGTTGCGGGTGGAAGGCGCGACGCTCCGCCTCGACGACCGCTCGTGGCCGTGGGGCGAGGTTCTGGACGCGACCGTCGCCGGCCCCGTCGCTGCCGACTTGGAACCCGACGGCGAACGCGGCTGGGTCGAACTGACCGGCGGCGACCGCCTGTTCGGCACGGCGACGGCCTTCGACGGCGACGCGATCGGCTTGGAGCGCCCAGACGGCACGGCGCTCTCCCTGCCCGCCGACCGCGTGCGGGGCGTGCGGTTCCCCGGCGGCGGGTTCGAAACTGGAGCCCTGACGAAGCCGCACCGGCTCACCCTGCTCCGCGACCGCGGGGCGGACGATCTGGCGCTGCTCCGGGCCGGCGGGCGGACCGGGGGCGAACTGCTCGGCTTCGACACGGCGACCGTCCGTCTGCGGACCGCCGCGGGGGAACTCACCCTGCCCCGGGCCGAGTTGGCCGGACTCTCGCTCTCCCCGGACCTGCAAACCCCGCCGAAGACCCCGGACTCGTTCCTCACCCTCCTGCTCGCGGACGGCTCTCACCTGACCGCCGCGGCACTGACCCTCGACGAAACCGGCGGAACCGCCGTCACCCCGGCCGGGATTGAAGTCCCGATCGCGGCGGACGCGGTGCGGCGGATCTCGGTCGTTTCGCCGAGGGTGCGGGAGGCCGGGGAACCGGCCGCAACCTTCGCCCCCGGCCCGGCCGGCAGCCCGCCGCCGGTTCGGGATCGCACCGTCACCGGCCGCCGTGCCGTCGCCGCCGACCGCCCGCGGCCCCGCGGCTGGGGCGTCTGGTCCGGCACGACGCTGACGTTCCCCGTCCCGCCCGACGCCGCGGCGTTCGACGTCGGCTTCGCCCTGACCGCCGCCGCCGGCGAACTGGCGGAGTGCGACGTACAGATCGCGGTCGACGGCACGACGCGGCAGGAGCGCTCCGGCCTGCGGACGGGGAAACTCGTCCCGCTTCGCATCGACGTGACGAATGCGGAACGCGTCGCCCTGACCATCGCCCCGGGCGCGCTGGGCGGCGTCCAAGACGAAGCGTTCTGGATCGCCCCCCGGTTCGTCATTCAGAGCGACGAACCGTAA
- a CDS encoding prenyltransferase/squalene oxidase repeat-containing protein translates to MNPAGASADDLPPRLTTPQSVAAADAGARWLALRQRPDGSIGSGRRYRRNVGVTALCGLAWASGGSVPTGGPHAENAAAAARFLLDSQQPDGLFFAADSPDTPPDGSMYGHGFATLYLCEILGELTEPQFDPDAARAALVRAVRRITDSQNAAGGWRYVPTSADADISVTVCQIAALRSAKDAGIPVPGGVVPAAVAYVRSCRNPADGGFFYQADRREGSRFARSAAAVSALRTAGLNDPAVEAEIADGLRYLLSQRPLRGGGAYPHYGRFYATRAAWQAGGDTWAAWFPPMRDELVRTAIPDAPGVFWRSSLISDEYATAMSVLALRVPARLLPIYRR, encoded by the coding sequence ATGAACCCGGCCGGGGCGAGCGCCGACGACCTCCCCCCGCGGCTGACCACCCCGCAGAGCGTCGCCGCCGCCGACGCCGGCGCCCGCTGGCTCGCCCTGCGACAGCGGCCGGACGGCTCGATCGGCTCCGGCCGCCGCTACCGGCGGAACGTCGGGGTGACGGCCCTGTGCGGCCTCGCCTGGGCCAGCGGCGGCAGCGTGCCCACCGGCGGCCCCCACGCCGAAAACGCCGCCGCCGCCGCCCGCTTTTTGCTCGACTCCCAGCAGCCGGACGGCCTGTTCTTCGCCGCGGACTCCCCGGACACCCCGCCCGACGGCTCCATGTACGGGCACGGCTTCGCCACGCTGTACCTCTGCGAGATCCTCGGCGAATTGACCGAACCGCAGTTCGATCCCGACGCCGCCCGGGCCGCTCTCGTCCGGGCCGTGCGCCGCATCACGGACAGCCAGAACGCCGCCGGCGGCTGGCGCTACGTGCCGACCTCCGCCGACGCGGACATCAGCGTGACGGTCTGCCAGATCGCCGCCCTCCGCAGCGCCAAAGACGCCGGCATCCCCGTGCCCGGCGGCGTGGTCCCGGCGGCGGTCGCCTATGTGCGCAGCTGTCGGAACCCGGCGGACGGCGGCTTCTTCTATCAGGCCGACCGTCGGGAGGGCAGCCGCTTCGCCCGCAGCGCCGCCGCCGTCAGCGCCCTGCGGACCGCCGGATTGAACGACCCGGCCGTCGAGGCGGAGATCGCCGACGGCCTCCGCTACCTCCTCTCCCAACGTCCTCTGCGCGGCGGCGGGGCCTATCCGCACTACGGCCGGTTCTACGCCACCCGGGCCGCCTGGCAGGCCGGCGGCGACACCTGGGCCGCCTGGTTCCCCCCCATGCGGGACGAACTGGTCCGCACCGCGATCCCCGACGCCCCCGGCGTCTTCTGGCGCAGCAGCCTGATCTCCGACGAATACGCCACCGCGATGTCCGTCCTCGCCCTCCGCGTCCCGGCCCGCCTCCTGCCGATTTACCGGCGATGA
- the purQ gene encoding phosphoribosylformylglycinamidine synthase I: MLIVRAPGTNCDEETARAFETAGATADRLHLFRVLEEPDLLDRYQIFCVPGGFSYGDDIGSGVIFSRHLNGPLGEGLGRFLNADKLILGICNGFQVLLKSGLLPGGGGTWGRQNEPAATLTWNESGRYDCRWVRLRVDRPDHAFLRGMTDVEMPIAHAEGRIAVSDPAVLDEWVKNGHVALRYAPRKGELPPGGPTADVTLAAPDNPNGSFADIAGLSDASGKVLGLMPHPERFQYAHQHPRWTRLGLSGEGAGMKLFRNAVEWFD, from the coding sequence GTGTTGATCGTTCGAGCTCCCGGCACGAACTGCGACGAAGAAACGGCCCGCGCCTTCGAGACCGCCGGCGCCACCGCCGATCGGCTCCACCTGTTTCGGGTGTTGGAGGAGCCGGACCTGCTGGACCGCTACCAGATTTTCTGCGTGCCCGGCGGGTTCAGCTACGGCGACGACATCGGCAGCGGCGTGATCTTCTCCCGCCACCTCAACGGTCCGCTGGGCGAGGGCCTGGGACGGTTCCTGAACGCCGACAAACTGATCCTGGGCATCTGCAACGGATTTCAGGTCCTGCTGAAATCCGGCCTGCTGCCCGGCGGCGGCGGGACTTGGGGGCGGCAGAACGAACCCGCCGCCACCCTCACCTGGAACGAATCCGGCCGGTACGACTGCCGGTGGGTGCGGCTGCGGGTCGACCGCCCGGACCACGCCTTCCTGCGGGGCATGACCGACGTGGAGATGCCGATCGCCCACGCCGAGGGCCGCATCGCCGTCTCCGACCCCGCCGTGCTGGACGAGTGGGTGAAGAACGGCCACGTCGCCCTGCGGTACGCCCCGCGGAAAGGGGAGCTGCCGCCGGGCGGACCGACGGCGGACGTCACGCTGGCCGCCCCGGACAACCCGAACGGCTCCTTCGCGGACATCGCCGGCCTGTCGGACGCCTCCGGCAAGGTGCTCGGCCTGATGCCCCACCCGGAGCGGTTCCAATACGCCCACCAGCATCCCCGCTGGACCCGGCTGGGACTGTCCGGCGAGGGGGCCGGGATGAAGCTGTTCCGCAACGCCGTCGAGTGGTTCGACTGA